A stretch of Ligilactobacillus faecis DNA encodes these proteins:
- a CDS encoding RNA-guided endonuclease InsQ/TnpB family protein, which translates to MIRVQKVRLYPNKTMKKVIDDLCDYRRYCWNQGLALWNDMYDNSLILEDKKLKPSERKVRDELVANKEDWQYLLSARCLQLAISDLGKAWKNFFNRSQPDWGKPKFKSKKAPRQGFKTDRAKIVAGKLRLDKPRGIKIWYDIRFKGAKNLEGELKVVSIYRENGKYWASLPFEIEIKKKIKTGKNSAVDVNVGHLNYTDGKINTLLSNLKRLYKRIKYYQRKLARKRVVNGKKATQTSNYVKTRAKLQRDYRKAASIQHDIIHKFTTELVTNYDQVVIEDLDVKKMQMTHVASKGLHRSLFGYFRQTLTYKCNWYGKKVVLADKYYPSTQRCSKCGFIKTGEDKVGLNGNEKHRTKHNEYICYECGAIMDRDENAVANLLALLN; encoded by the coding sequence ATGATTCGAGTTCAAAAAGTAAGGCTTTATCCAAACAAGACCATGAAAAAGGTGATTGATGATTTGTGTGATTATCGCAGATATTGTTGGAATCAAGGCTTAGCTTTATGGAATGATATGTATGATAATTCCTTGATTTTAGAGGATAAAAAGTTAAAACCTAGCGAACGTAAGGTTCGTGATGAATTAGTAGCTAATAAAGAAGATTGGCAATATTTGTTATCAGCTCGTTGTTTACAATTAGCGATCTCTGATCTAGGTAAAGCTTGGAAAAATTTCTTTAATAGATCCCAACCTGATTGGGGCAAACCAAAATTTAAGTCCAAGAAAGCTCCTAGACAAGGTTTTAAAACTGATCGAGCTAAGATCGTTGCGGGAAAGTTACGTCTAGATAAACCTCGAGGGATCAAAATTTGGTATGATATTAGATTCAAAGGTGCTAAGAACTTAGAAGGTGAATTAAAAGTTGTTTCAATTTATCGTGAAAATGGTAAGTACTGGGCGAGTTTGCCTTTTGAGATCGAGATAAAAAAGAAGATCAAGACTGGTAAGAACTCAGCCGTTGACGTCAATGTCGGACATCTAAACTACACAGACGGTAAGATCAATACTTTGCTAAGTAATTTGAAACGACTTTATAAACGTATCAAGTATTATCAAAGAAAATTAGCTAGAAAACGTGTTGTGAATGGTAAAAAAGCTACTCAAACGAGTAATTACGTTAAAACGAGAGCCAAGTTACAACGTGATTATCGCAAAGCGGCTAGTATCCAACATGACATTATCCATAAATTTACCACTGAGTTAGTGACTAATTACGATCAGGTCGTAATAGAAGATCTAGATGTCAAGAAAATGCAGATGACACATGTTGCCTCTAAAGGGCTTCACCGTTCATTGTTTGGCTACTTTAGACAAACATTAACTTATAAGTGCAACTGGTATGGTAAAAAAGTAGTTTTGGCTGATAAATATTATCCAAGCACGCAACGTTGTTCTAAGTGTGGCTTCATTAAGACTGGCGAAGATAAAGTCGGTCTTAATGGTAATGAAAAGCACAGAACTAAGCATAACGAATATATTTGTTATGAATGTGGTGCGATCATGGATCGAGATGAAAATGCAGTAGCTAATCTTTTAGCTTTATTAAATTAA
- the dnaI gene encoding primosomal protein DnaI produces MEDIGKSLTEQMQRHNWSKRYNELVETALNDPDVKRFLAENKHLLTKDDVMKSISKLYEYVTIKQKMAQGEQTFAPGYLPTLAVSKHRIEVVYVPSEQLLAKRAKQELDARVKMIALPKSMRQAQLVDYDRSEERNEAFRAALQFTNDYAKEPKKFHKGLYLEGSFGVGKTYLLAAIANDLAKRGYKTTLVHFPSFVVDIKGSIGQNKTTEYLERLKKAPILMLDDIGADSLSSWIRDDVLGVILQYRMQEELPTFFSSNLSFEQLENEYLAINNRGEAEPLKALRIMERIKFLADEYHIVGKNRRNP; encoded by the coding sequence ATGGAAGATATAGGGAAAAGTTTGACAGAACAGATGCAACGGCATAACTGGTCAAAGCGCTATAATGAATTAGTCGAAACGGCCTTAAATGATCCAGATGTCAAACGCTTTTTAGCTGAAAATAAGCATCTTTTGACAAAAGACGATGTTATGAAAAGCATCAGTAAGCTTTATGAATATGTGACGATCAAGCAAAAAATGGCTCAAGGAGAGCAAACCTTTGCGCCTGGATATTTGCCGACGTTAGCGGTGAGTAAACACCGGATCGAAGTCGTTTATGTTCCAAGTGAACAGCTTTTAGCTAAACGAGCTAAACAAGAACTTGATGCGCGCGTCAAGATGATCGCTTTACCAAAGAGCATGCGCCAAGCTCAATTAGTCGATTATGATCGTAGCGAAGAACGAAATGAAGCTTTCCGCGCTGCCTTGCAGTTTACAAATGACTATGCCAAAGAACCAAAAAAATTTCATAAAGGTTTATATTTAGAAGGTAGTTTTGGTGTCGGTAAAACATATTTATTAGCTGCAATCGCTAATGATCTAGCCAAACGAGGATATAAAACGACATTAGTACATTTTCCTTCTTTTGTTGTCGATATCAAAGGTTCGATCGGACAAAATAAGACGACAGAGTATCTAGAACGTTTAAAAAAAGCTCCGATCTTGATGTTAGACGATATCGGAGCTGATTCATTGAGTAGCTGGATCCGCGACGATGTTTTAGGGGTGATCTTGCAATATCGTATGCAAGAAGAACTGCCGACCTTCTTTAGTTCAAATCTTTCGTTTGAACAGTTAGAAAATGAGTATTTAGCGATCAATAATCGTGGCGAGGCTGAACCGTTAAAAGCTTTAAGGATCATGGAGCGGATCAAATTTTTAGCAGACGAATATCATATTGTCGGCAAAAACCGACGAAATCCTTAA
- the thrS gene encoding threonine--tRNA ligase, which translates to MSEINIKFPDGAVKQFAVNTTTKEIAESISISLAKKAVAGKFNGKLVDYTEPLTEDGEIEIITKDSAEGMQVLWQTVANVMASALHSLYPEMKFGQGESLEHGFYFDTDNASGQVAEADFEKIEKKMNEIIKQNLPIERVVYTEEEALAAVAGDEYQTELVKEIARDNDGKVVAHLLDGFIDLSAGPQLATTGSIKVYQLLSVAGAYWKGASSNPMLQRIYGTAFYKQKDLEAELQRRKEARERDHRVIGNNLDLFFVDPKVGAGLPYWMPNGATIRRTIERYIIDKEVARGYEHVYTPILANVDLYKQSGHWDHYREDMFPPMDMGDGELLELRPMNCPSHIQVYNHHIRSYRDLPLRIAELGMMHRYEKSGALTGLSRVREMTLNDGHTFVTPDQIEEEFKKTLQLMVDVYNDFDIKDYRFRLSYRDPKNTHKYYDDDEMWEKSQRMLKAAMDDLGLEYFEAEGEAAFYGPKLDVQTKTALGGEETLSTIQLDFLLPERFDLKYTGADGEEHRPVMIHRGIVSTMERFTAYLTEMYKGAFPTWLAPKQVEIIPVKNELHLDYARKLSEKLGAYKLRVSIDDRNEKMGYKIRQAQVMKTPYTLVVGDQEVADGTVTVRKYGSEDTETMSQDQFRDLILHDVETYSRKD; encoded by the coding sequence ATGTCAGAGATCAATATCAAATTTCCAGATGGCGCAGTAAAGCAATTTGCAGTTAACACAACGACAAAAGAGATCGCTGAATCGATCAGCATCAGCTTAGCTAAAAAAGCTGTTGCCGGTAAATTCAACGGTAAATTAGTCGATTATACCGAACCGTTGACTGAAGACGGTGAGATCGAGATCATCACAAAAGATTCAGCTGAAGGTATGCAAGTTTTATGGCAAACAGTGGCTAATGTTATGGCAAGTGCTTTACATAGCCTTTATCCTGAAATGAAGTTTGGTCAAGGGGAAAGCTTAGAACACGGTTTCTACTTTGATACAGATAACGCTTCCGGGCAAGTAGCAGAAGCTGACTTTGAAAAGATCGAAAAGAAGATGAACGAGATCATCAAGCAAAACTTACCGATCGAACGTGTCGTTTATACAGAAGAAGAAGCTTTAGCAGCTGTTGCAGGTGATGAATACCAAACTGAATTAGTCAAAGAGATCGCACGCGATAACGATGGCAAAGTCGTTGCGCATCTTTTAGATGGTTTTATCGATCTTTCAGCTGGTCCGCAACTTGCAACAACAGGTTCGATCAAAGTTTACCAACTTCTTTCAGTAGCTGGTGCTTACTGGAAAGGCGCTTCAAGCAACCCGATGTTACAACGGATCTACGGAACAGCTTTTTACAAGCAAAAAGATCTTGAAGCTGAATTACAACGTCGCAAAGAAGCGCGTGAACGTGATCACCGTGTGATCGGAAACAACTTAGATCTTTTCTTTGTTGATCCTAAAGTGGGGGCTGGTCTACCTTACTGGATGCCAAACGGGGCAACGATCCGCCGAACGATCGAACGCTATATCATCGATAAAGAAGTGGCCCGTGGCTACGAACATGTTTACACACCGATCTTAGCTAACGTTGATCTTTATAAGCAATCAGGTCACTGGGATCACTATCGGGAAGATATGTTCCCACCAATGGATATGGGCGATGGCGAATTGCTTGAATTACGTCCGATGAACTGTCCATCACATATCCAAGTTTACAACCACCATATTCGCTCTTATCGTGACCTTCCATTGCGGATCGCTGAACTTGGGATGATGCACCGTTATGAAAAATCTGGTGCTTTGACAGGTCTTTCACGCGTTCGCGAAATGACTTTAAATGACGGTCATACATTTGTGACACCAGATCAGATCGAAGAAGAATTCAAGAAGACATTACAATTGATGGTCGATGTTTATAATGACTTTGACATCAAAGATTACCGTTTCCGTTTGAGTTATCGTGATCCTAAGAATACCCACAAATATTACGATGATGATGAAATGTGGGAAAAATCACAACGGATGTTGAAAGCTGCGATGGACGATCTTGGGCTAGAATATTTTGAAGCTGAAGGTGAAGCTGCTTTCTACGGTCCTAAATTAGACGTGCAAACGAAGACCGCTTTAGGTGGCGAAGAAACATTATCCACGATCCAATTGGATTTCTTGTTACCAGAACGTTTTGATCTTAAATATACTGGTGCTGATGGTGAAGAACACCGTCCAGTTATGATCCACCGTGGGATCGTTTCAACGATGGAACGTTTCACAGCTTACTTGACAGAAATGTACAAGGGGGCATTCCCAACATGGTTAGCACCAAAACAAGTTGAGATCATCCCAGTCAAAAATGAACTTCATTTAGACTATGCGCGCAAGTTGAGTGAAAAACTCGGGGCTTACAAGCTTCGTGTAAGTATCGATGATCGCAATGAAAAGATGGGTTACAAGATCCGTCAAGCGCAAGTGATGAAGACACCATATACTTTAGTTGTCGGTGATCAAGAAGTAGCTGACGGAACAGTGACTGTCCGCAAATACGGTAGTGAAGATACAGAAACGATGAGTCAAGACCAATTCAGAGATCTGATCTTGCACGACGTTGAAACATACAGCCGTAAAGATTAA
- the nrdR gene encoding transcriptional regulator NrdR — protein MKCPNCHQNGSRVVDSRPADNGHAIRRRRECENCGFRFTTFERVEATPLLVIKKNGAREEFNREKVLRGVMRAAEKRPVPMDQIQAIVDQVEKKIRAVGGNEVSSQLIGEYVMSILVDVDDIAYIRFASVYREFKDMASFANELQELMAREKAPKTENKE, from the coding sequence ATGAAGTGTCCAAATTGTCATCAAAATGGATCACGCGTAGTGGACAGCCGGCCCGCCGACAATGGACATGCGATCAGGCGGCGCAGGGAATGTGAAAATTGTGGGTTTCGCTTTACAACTTTTGAAAGAGTTGAAGCAACTCCACTACTCGTTATCAAGAAAAATGGAGCTAGAGAAGAATTTAATCGTGAAAAAGTTTTGCGGGGCGTGATGCGCGCTGCCGAAAAACGTCCAGTCCCAATGGATCAGATCCAAGCGATCGTTGATCAAGTTGAAAAGAAGATCCGAGCAGTTGGTGGAAATGAAGTTTCTAGTCAATTGATCGGAGAATATGTGATGTCGATCTTAGTTGATGTTGATGACATCGCCTACATCAGATTTGCTAGTGTCTACCGTGAGTTCAAAGATATGGCTTCTTTTGCAAATGAGCTCCAAGAGCTGATGGCCCGCGAAAAGGCACCTAAGACTGAAAATAAAGAGTGA
- the coaE gene encoding dephospho-CoA kinase (Dephospho-CoA kinase (CoaE) performs the final step in coenzyme A biosynthesis.), which translates to MSYILGLTGGIGMGKSTLSTYLKTLGFCVLDADQIARKVVKKGTPGLRRLVHTFGQKILTPEGDLDRAVLGKIVFDDPKMLAKLNTVMIPLIKAEYLTQIAHAKSAKVIVLDAPLLFEQGYDELCDAVVTVSLPQTLQIKRIMARDHLAKEDALARIKHQLPDEIRRKKATVVLDSSGTVEETRAQMIKWLKTNHLIER; encoded by the coding sequence ATGAGTTATATTTTAGGCTTGACTGGCGGGATCGGAATGGGAAAATCAACTTTGAGCACCTATTTGAAAACGTTAGGCTTTTGTGTTTTAGATGCTGACCAGATCGCCCGAAAAGTCGTCAAAAAAGGGACACCCGGTCTAAGACGGCTCGTGCACACGTTTGGCCAAAAGATCTTAACGCCTGAAGGTGATCTAGATCGGGCTGTTTTAGGAAAAATCGTTTTTGACGATCCTAAGATGTTAGCTAAGCTAAATACGGTGATGATACCATTGATCAAAGCTGAGTATCTAACTCAGATCGCGCACGCCAAATCAGCCAAGGTGATCGTTCTTGATGCGCCTTTATTATTTGAGCAAGGATATGATGAGCTTTGTGATGCAGTCGTGACTGTGAGTTTACCGCAAACTTTACAAATAAAGCGGATCATGGCACGCGATCACCTTGCAAAAGAAGATGCTTTAGCGCGGATCAAACACCAATTACCAGATGAGATCAGGCGTAAAAAGGCGACTGTTGTGCTTGATAGTTCGGGAACAGTTGAAGAGACGCGGGCACAAATGATAAAATGGCTAAAGACAAATCATTTGATAGAAAGATAA
- a CDS encoding chromosome replication initiation protein, translating into MVDALKQLSPKDGYIATTLDQIGSTEAKLVLELYQPLLGVEAYGIYALLVSQAQRTFDLLERRLHKELLASSGLGLRAFYEARIKLEALGLLRTFERTDDLGHLLIYELQAPLSAKAFFTDDLFSTLLCDSVGQVRYDELKTSYLATKLEYPKVQEITRDLLDVYTVKSADLLTASKRPRVVERPKKSPLAQVEVTLDLEYLKDLVANSFVPEEELTKASELIKTVTLLYGLDELQIVRLLEQALNVHDNTVDHEEFKKLATRQFERELQPREQVVESKNETAKELPVLSKEEQAIAEVCKAYLPLEFLTVLKQQKNSFVSDLERYVVQNLVTKKVLPNAVINVLLHYYLIAQDNPVLEGRVSNRFTVAAAKLAENKVQTPEEAMDLMKRANQEALEKRTKKKQSYASRKVVQRETLPDWAKKEQSSSKEKSSATEKQKLDAEIDDLLAQLEENKE; encoded by the coding sequence ATGGTTGATGCATTAAAACAGCTGTCGCCTAAAGATGGCTATATCGCAACAACGCTAGACCAGATCGGCTCCACTGAAGCTAAGCTAGTTTTAGAGCTCTATCAACCACTTCTGGGAGTCGAAGCTTATGGGATCTATGCACTGTTAGTTTCACAGGCTCAGCGTACTTTTGATCTACTTGAACGGCGCTTGCATAAAGAACTATTGGCTAGTTCTGGTTTAGGTCTGCGGGCTTTTTATGAAGCACGGATCAAGTTAGAAGCTTTAGGGCTTCTTAGAACTTTTGAACGAACAGATGATCTAGGCCATCTGCTTATTTATGAGCTCCAAGCACCTTTAAGCGCCAAAGCTTTTTTTACAGACGACCTTTTTAGCACGTTACTTTGTGATTCAGTTGGGCAAGTTCGTTATGATGAACTGAAAACTAGCTATTTAGCTACAAAATTGGAATATCCTAAAGTGCAAGAGATCACTCGGGATTTATTAGATGTCTACACAGTCAAAAGTGCAGATCTATTGACTGCTTCAAAACGTCCGCGGGTCGTTGAACGTCCGAAAAAAAGCCCACTTGCACAAGTCGAAGTTACCTTAGATCTAGAATATTTGAAAGATCTTGTGGCAAATTCATTTGTTCCTGAAGAAGAGTTGACTAAAGCAAGTGAGCTGATCAAAACGGTAACGCTCCTTTATGGTTTAGATGAATTACAGATCGTTCGCTTATTAGAACAAGCCTTGAACGTGCATGATAATACAGTTGATCATGAAGAATTCAAAAAATTAGCCACACGCCAATTTGAGCGCGAGCTTCAGCCACGAGAACAAGTTGTTGAAAGTAAGAACGAGACGGCAAAAGAACTTCCGGTGCTCTCAAAAGAAGAACAAGCGATCGCTGAAGTTTGCAAAGCTTATTTACCACTTGAGTTTTTAACGGTCTTAAAGCAACAAAAAAATAGTTTTGTTTCTGATTTAGAGCGTTATGTCGTTCAAAATTTAGTGACGAAAAAAGTTTTGCCAAATGCAGTCATCAATGTCTTGTTGCATTATTATTTGATCGCTCAAGATAATCCTGTGTTAGAGGGTAGAGTTTCTAATCGCTTTACGGTAGCAGCGGCTAAACTGGCAGAAAACAAGGTCCAGACCCCAGAAGAAGCGATGGATCTTATGAAACGTGCGAATCAAGAAGCTTTAGAAAAAAGAACAAAGAAAAAGCAAAGTTATGCCTCAAGAAAGGTCGTTCAGCGTGAGACACTTCCGGATTGGGCTAAAAAAGAACAGTCTAGTTCAAAAGAAAAAAGCTCAGCAACTGAAAAACAGAAGTTAGATGCTGAGATCGATGATCTCTTAGCACAACTCGAAGAAAATAAAGAATAA
- a CDS encoding ATP-binding cassette domain-containing protein: MIVFGVAVLRDALTLVGMFCLLGKYNWFLALLLFLVLLPQTLVYYRIQQEAFETMVTRSKNARKLDYFSSLLLERKDAKEVRIFQMFNSVIKKYRTLFFETQRTVNAVRKKQLVIASCFLLLTVTVSSLGFWWFIVQVQRQVLGVGILLLYISVIASIVERMTNIVETTSLLYDSLLWVKKYEHFLDFKESATDGKLEFDADFEALTVKDLSFTYPFSTKEVLHQINFSVKKGERIAIVGENGSGKSTLVKLLLKLYPASSGTISFDEQKLCDLSAKSYWQKVTVAFQDFSHFKLSLQDNVTALEELPEATVKALLQEVTLPLKAPLELTTILSREFEGGTELSGGQWQKVALARCLHRKSKLIFLDEPTAALDAKSEQELYRHFVELGKDTTLLFVTHRMSAVNLADKVLFLKDGRSVACGPHKELLATEPSYRELYELQKQAYR; the protein is encoded by the coding sequence TTGATCGTCTTTGGAGTTGCTGTTTTACGCGATGCTTTGACTTTAGTTGGGATGTTTTGTTTGTTAGGAAAATATAACTGGTTTTTAGCACTCTTATTATTTTTAGTTTTGTTGCCACAAACATTAGTTTATTATCGGATCCAACAAGAAGCCTTTGAAACGATGGTAACACGTAGTAAAAATGCCCGGAAACTCGATTATTTTAGCTCACTGTTGTTAGAAAGAAAGGATGCTAAAGAAGTCAGGATCTTTCAAATGTTTAATTCTGTGATCAAAAAGTATCGTACGTTATTTTTTGAAACACAGCGTACGGTAAATGCAGTGCGCAAAAAGCAACTCGTGATCGCAAGTTGTTTTTTGCTTTTGACAGTGACGGTCAGTTCGCTTGGATTTTGGTGGTTCATCGTACAAGTTCAACGTCAAGTTTTAGGAGTCGGGATCTTATTATTATATATCTCAGTGATCGCAAGTATCGTCGAGAGGATGACAAATATCGTTGAGACAACGAGTTTACTCTACGATTCATTATTATGGGTCAAAAAATATGAGCACTTTTTAGACTTCAAAGAATCGGCCACAGATGGAAAGCTCGAATTTGATGCTGATTTTGAAGCACTGACAGTTAAAGATCTTTCTTTTACATATCCTTTTTCAACTAAAGAAGTGTTACATCAAATAAATTTCTCAGTCAAAAAAGGTGAGCGGATCGCGATTGTTGGTGAGAATGGTTCGGGTAAGTCGACCTTAGTCAAGTTACTGCTCAAACTATATCCAGCTTCAAGTGGAACGATCAGTTTTGATGAACAAAAGCTATGTGATCTTAGTGCTAAAAGTTATTGGCAAAAAGTGACAGTTGCTTTTCAAGACTTTAGTCATTTTAAATTGAGTTTGCAAGATAATGTGACTGCACTTGAAGAGCTACCCGAGGCAACAGTCAAAGCGCTTTTGCAAGAAGTTACGCTACCGTTAAAAGCACCGCTAGAGCTAACAACGATCTTATCGCGTGAATTTGAAGGCGGAACTGAGCTATCTGGCGGACAATGGCAAAAAGTTGCTTTAGCGCGTTGCTTACATCGAAAAAGTAAACTGATCTTTTTAGACGAACCGACTGCAGCGCTTGATGCTAAGAGTGAACAAGAGCTTTATAGACATTTTGTAGAACTCGGAAAAGATACGACGCTTTTGTTTGTGACACACCGGATGTCAGCCGTGAATCTAGCCGACAAAGTTTTATTTTTAAAAGATGGGCGGTCAGTCGCTTGTGGCCCACATAAAGAGCTCTTAGCGACTGAGCCAAGTTACCGCGAGTTATATGAATTACAAAAGCAAGCCTATCGATGA
- the mutM gene encoding DNA-formamidopyrimidine glycosylase: MPELPEVETIRRGLTQLVLHEKIKQVEVLYPKMILGDPSEFEQALAGETLERVDRRGKYLLLRFSNAKTVVSHLRMEGKYYVKQATEPVDKHTHVIFELASGKQLRYNDVRKFGRMQLVKTGQEAQLASLKKLGPEPVASDFLVETFYTGLQKKKKALKTALLDQTLVVGLGNIYVDEVLWQTKLHPLTPCNAVSFAKAKELHDNIIAELKMAIAAGGTTIRSYTDAFENEGGFQFELDVYGQTGKPCKRCGTLIEKTVVGQRGTHFCPQCQQVPK; this comes from the coding sequence ATGCCAGAATTACCAGAAGTTGAAACGATCAGACGCGGACTAACGCAACTGGTTTTGCATGAAAAGATCAAACAAGTCGAGGTCTTATATCCTAAGATGATCTTAGGCGATCCAAGTGAGTTTGAACAGGCATTAGCAGGGGAAACGCTAGAACGTGTCGATCGGCGCGGAAAATATCTTCTATTACGCTTTTCAAATGCCAAGACCGTTGTTTCTCATTTGCGAATGGAAGGTAAATATTATGTCAAACAAGCTACCGAACCAGTCGATAAGCATACACATGTCATTTTTGAGCTTGCCTCGGGAAAACAACTGCGTTATAACGATGTACGCAAATTTGGGCGAATGCAGCTAGTGAAAACTGGGCAAGAAGCCCAACTTGCAAGTTTAAAAAAATTGGGACCAGAACCTGTCGCAAGCGACTTTTTAGTTGAGACTTTTTATACAGGTCTACAAAAAAAGAAAAAGGCGCTCAAAACAGCCTTACTTGATCAAACGCTTGTTGTGGGTCTAGGTAATATTTATGTCGACGAAGTTTTATGGCAGACAAAACTTCATCCGTTGACACCTTGTAATGCAGTATCTTTTGCTAAAGCTAAAGAACTTCATGATAACATCATTGCCGAACTTAAAATGGCGATCGCAGCTGGAGGTACAACGATCCGAAGCTATACAGATGCGTTTGAAAATGAAGGTGGTTTCCAATTTGAATTAGATGTTTACGGTCAAACGGGTAAGCCATGCAAGCGTTGTGGGACCTTGATCGAAAAAACAGTTGTTGGTCAAAGAGGAACGCATTTTTGCCCTCAATGTCAGCAGGTGCCAAAATGA
- a CDS encoding M20/M25/M40 family metallo-hydrolase encodes MGETLRTFARKHLMDHAELFTFRSVSSERSELNQTAEYLVKTFKELGATRVEKLGGPGHPPAVFAEFTSERSDKTVLFYQHYDVQPPEPLEKWLSDPFVPVIRDEKLFARGASDNKGELISRLVLVKYFQEHGGLPVNIKFFVEGEEENGSPHVEEIVRKNRFKLQADACIWEGGGKNYVDNYQIVGGMRGITIFDVQAVTADIDLHSSLASYAENAAWRLVRGLASLRADDGTVLVEGFYDDVEPLSPKEEQAVFAYDFDLDVAISRAGLRRTIKKDHKVELVNQPTLTINGITSGYQGKGIKTVIPHLATAKLDCRLTPSQDPEKIAELIQKQLIKNGYPDLKVRYRLGENGYRSEMDDPFIQLALAEAKKQYGPETKYLPNSAGGGPAEVFGKLLELPIAILGVSYAGSQVHSPNEHIRLADFVNGTELLGKILVAYGREK; translated from the coding sequence ATGGGAGAAACTTTACGCACATTTGCACGAAAACATTTAATGGATCATGCCGAACTTTTTACTTTTCGCTCAGTTTCATCTGAGCGTTCCGAGCTCAACCAAACAGCTGAATATTTAGTCAAAACTTTTAAAGAACTCGGCGCGACTAGGGTCGAAAAACTAGGTGGTCCAGGACACCCCCCAGCAGTTTTTGCGGAATTTACTAGTGAACGTTCTGATAAAACAGTGTTGTTTTATCAACATTACGATGTCCAACCGCCTGAACCGTTAGAAAAATGGCTAAGTGATCCATTTGTTCCAGTGATCAGAGACGAAAAACTTTTTGCCCGGGGTGCTTCAGATAATAAAGGTGAGCTGATCTCGCGGCTAGTCTTAGTCAAATATTTTCAAGAGCATGGCGGGTTACCGGTCAATATAAAATTTTTCGTTGAAGGTGAAGAAGAAAATGGAAGTCCCCATGTTGAAGAGATCGTGCGAAAAAATCGCTTCAAACTTCAGGCTGATGCTTGCATTTGGGAAGGTGGCGGTAAAAATTATGTCGATAACTACCAGATCGTTGGTGGGATGCGTGGGATCACGATCTTTGATGTTCAAGCTGTGACAGCTGATATCGATCTACATTCATCGCTAGCCTCTTATGCTGAAAATGCTGCATGGCGTTTAGTTCGAGGTCTAGCCTCGTTGCGTGCTGATGATGGGACTGTTTTAGTCGAAGGCTTTTATGATGATGTAGAACCTTTATCGCCTAAAGAAGAACAAGCAGTCTTTGCCTATGATTTTGACCTTGATGTGGCGATCAGTCGGGCGGGGTTACGCCGGACGATCAAAAAAGATCATAAAGTTGAATTGGTCAATCAACCGACACTAACGATCAACGGGATCACTTCGGGTTATCAAGGCAAAGGGATCAAAACAGTGATCCCTCATCTAGCGACTGCTAAGCTCGATTGCCGCCTTACTCCAAGTCAAGATCCAGAAAAGATCGCAGAACTGATCCAAAAACAACTCATCAAAAACGGTTATCCCGATCTAAAAGTTCGTTATCGTTTAGGAGAAAATGGTTATCGCTCAGAAATGGATGATCCGTTTATCCAGTTAGCGCTAGCAGAAGCAAAGAAACAATACGGTCCAGAAACAAAATATTTGCCTAACTCGGCTGGGGGTGGGCCAGCAGAAGTTTTCGGAAAGTTATTAGAACTTCCGATCGCGATCTTAGGTGTTTCTTATGCAGGTAGTCAAGTTCATAGTCCAAATGAACATATCCGGTTAGCTGATTTTGTCAACGGGACCGAACTTTTAGGAAAGATCTTAGTTGCTTACGGACGAGAAAAATAG